The genomic segment CAGACTAAGAATTTGAGTAGCATGTGTTCACTTCACTTAGGGcataggtgatttgattagtatttagaataaaaatatacttCAATACCATGTGTAGCCAAGATTAGGGGATAAGCTTATTGAACctaccttaattaatttacatagacatatGAAAAATTAGTTAAGATAGGTATGTTTATAATATCTCGATAGAgaattgtaaataaatttgaaCTCTAGGCTAACAGCCAACCCTTTGATATAAGTAtaagaaatgaaattaaatccaaatgaAAAGTAGAGTATTTCCACAGTCCTAGGCTCCATTTTACTGAACTCTTAGAAATTTCTTAGCATTAGTTCATTAGTTTAgtttgttattttaatttcagttttaattaaattttaaaattggatTCACTTGGATAGGATTAGGGTGctaaattttagtaattagcaAGAGTTTATATACAATTCCTTGAGGAAGCGATACTTACTTactattatattatttgtGCAACACGTACGCTTGCACGTgtgtaaaaatataacaacatTTATTAAGCacgaaaaatgagaaaatatgttatttattaattatctttaatttttatatatttttaatgaaaaataaggatgtggaagtaaaagaaaatagatgtTTATTAGGTATAAGAGAataagtaaatttttaattttattaattatcttaatttttatatatttttaatataattaattataatataattattataaaattatgtaTCCTCTCTAAATTTAAAACCTAAAACTCTTGTCTGGGTGGCTTTTAACCAAGGGCCGGCCCTGAGAATGACAGAGGAAATAACCTAAGGTCCTAAGCTACGAGCTGCTTCACATGGAGATATAGACCATATCCCATGCTTAAAACAAGCCTTAAATTCAAAAAGCACCGTACAAACCTAGAGCTAAAGACAGAAGAGTAAATATAGCCTCGAATCAATCAGCGAATAAACAAAAAGTATTgctttaatatataaaaaataaaaacgaaAGTCGTATAATTCTACAAGAAGATCCAGTAGTATATGTTTAGCTCCATAGTGGAGGCCGCAGTCAAGAAACTAAGGTGCGAATCTGCCAAACTTAAAGCGCACATTAATGATTTGTTTATAAAAACCTTATTGATAGTACGTAAAAGTTAGTTATGAGTTGCACTCCACTATACGCAGTCATCCCTAATGCATGCATTCTCATTACAcaatatataattatcttaagCGTTTATATATGAAGAtttaccctttttcttttggggtTTTTTCCTGCTTCCCAAGCTGGTAGATTGGACGGCTGATTTTCCAGCTTGACTGACGTGTGATCTCAGGTCGctatattatttgttatttggaGTTTGTTCTCATCTTGGGTTTTGGCAGTGGTTGTGTCCTATGCATATATAGACTGAGAATTAGTAGGGTTGTTTAATTTGCAGTGTTGTAATGATCTGAAGTGCAGATAAGATTAGTATAGAGCAGCAGATGCATAGTGTCTGAGAACTTGTAGATGAGGAAATAGATTAGCCTTCAAAACTTGCATTGTTGTAATATCGTATATATCATCCTGTTGATAAACTTGTCTAAGCATTTCTAATAAATTTCATTCTAAAGCCTACCTAGAAAGGTTTCTGCTGAGAAAAAGGCAATACTACATGTCTTTATGGTTTTGGGAGATATACAGTATCCTGACGAAATGATAATGAAGGTTTTTCTAATAAATATGCAAAGACACTTTTTCTTAATTCCTTGATTAGAGGCTGCTTGGATGAGTCAGGTCGCATTGAGTTGGGTCATTAGGTTCTGAAAAAAATTTAGGTTATGATTGTTTTGAGTTTGAGTTATTTTGTTCAAATCAATTTGGGATAAAATCGTTTTAGATTTGATTCATTCGGGTTTTtcgaatttaaattatttggaTTCATCAAATGGTTGGGTTTAaagtaaaatctatttaagtTCATGTTAATCTTTAAAGTCGTTCGAATTCGAatcattttgaatttaaaacaaTCCAAATTCGTATCGTTTTGAGTTCAAGTAATTctgaattcaaatttgatagatttgaattgttaaaattttttattaaatcaagtTAAGTCGAGTTCAGAtcaaatgaattaatttttgaaatttaaattaattttaccGACCCTAATCTTAATGCCAGCTTTTAAGAAACCCATTTATGTTATATAGGCTTCTACTCTATATCTACCTTAGCATCCTCGCcttgaaaactaaaaacaGTAGAAAGTCGAGTGCTGGGCTGATGATGATTGATAAAAGGTTGGCTTTTCTGTGCTTTggttgattttgttttcttcttcagtCAATACATTTTTTCAGCAATGTGCTCAAGTGGTCCTCTCCACCCCTTGccatatatttttacttttgaaaaataaaagacccACTGCGAACACCACTGGCATTCCACTTTCATGGTATCTCCTCTTAAAAGTGAAAATTGAAGTCATTATCAGTCATGGctgtcatttttttctctaactCAAAACAGCCAAAATATTTCTCcatgataattttttaatttgaatcaCAAACAATCCGCAATGTCATGGAGAATTTGAGATTAATGAACCATATATGGAAAACTTGATGCCCAAACAAAGGCATCATTACTTCAACATGTAGTGATCTTTATTTGGCTTTACATAGATCGAGCCACAACagctttgtttcttcttcttgccCTTTTCGTTTCTTTCCAGCTTCTTTCCTTTACAATCAAAGGTTCTTCAATTATGGTGGACAGCCCTGAAAAAAGTTACCAGCAAAAGTCATAAACACTGCAATCACGAAACTAAAAGGTGCGCTATCACTTTAGAAGCACGCCAAGTTGCAGAAAATGTATGTACTACTAGTATCCATTTGAATTTCAAAAGATTGAGGTGCAGTGACTTTGTACTATTTTATGATAATCAAGTAAATGCTCACCGGATGCCATACTTTTCTTCTCCATCATCATCCTCATCATTTCATCACATTCTTGGTCTTCGTTGCTACTTATCTCATAATCATCGTCTGATTCTTGTACTGCTCGCAGATGACTGATCGTGGCCTTCGATTGGGCATTGGCAAAGAGCCATGTGGCATCCATGTGTTTGCTGATCATACGAGCTGCATTATATGGAATCTTCAAACGCTTGCTAGTCTCTGAGTTGATGCAGCCATTGATGAACATTATACAGTCCATCAAGCTCTCTTTAGCCAACCCTTTCATGTCATAAGCCTGCGATCGTCTCCACAAACTTTTACCATGAGAATTTGCAGGATTGGAGAGACAAAGAGCTCGAGTCGAGTCTCTGATGGCAGCGTCAgggtctctaagcatcaaatAACACTGAGCTCGATTACTGTAGAGAACCATTCTCTCTTTTCTAAGCTTCAAAGGGCATGCATCTAATGCTTCGGTGTAGCTCTTTACAGCTGCTTCTACATCTCCCAACCAGAACATATGGTTTGCTTGTTGCTTAATCAGGTTTCCTAGGACCCTTCTTTCTTCAACTTTTTCCTCGGACAtaactttttctctctttctcctttctacCTTCAACTCCCATGTTTCCTGTAAACCCTTTTGAACTTGGCTGTTCTTGATTCTAAATTTGCTTTGTTTATAATCTAAGAGGAGGGCTTTTGTGATTGTTTCACCTAATCTTGATCTGTCTCCCAGGCTTTTGAGTTCAACCAAATCGATAAGAAACATGGTGGCAATTTCAATAACCTTGTACCTCGTATCTGGGTCATTGAGAAGCAATAGAAGACAATCAATGGCCATGTACTGCCAATCATCTGATGATCTCGAGAGATGACATAGATTCTCTAAGACATCCTTAGATTCAGAGATGCTTTTTCTTCCATATTTACTGTAGCACAAAATTCTAATCAGTCCCACCCCAGCTGGTGATGAGTGATTTATCAATCCACCCCACATTCCAGacaattttgtcaaaaactCTTGCTTACAAATAAGATTCAGAGATCTCTCTTTGCAAGCAAAGCAGTTGAGAAGATAGAGAGACCAGCACTGAAGCTGGCTAGCCCATTCTTCAGCCTTCCGGTTTTCCATTTCCAAACCACCAACTCCTCTTGTAAGCAAGTCACAGTGATATTTTGATCTCTTACTTTTATCCTTCACACCTACAAACTTAACATACACTTCATCCAGGCAAGTGGAAGCTAAGTGCATGCCTAATCGCACTACCTCCTCTTCATAAGCGGCTACTGCTTCAAAGGTTCTCTCATAGCTGGCAAGGTGACCAAGAGCTCGAACCGCAACTCTTTGTTCAACCCAACTTATCTTTCCCCTTAGAAGCTCCATTAATGGAGGTATCACACCTGCCAGGACAGCTTTCTCCGCAAACTCAACCTTGTTCATAGTATAAGAACCAATAACATGAGCAGCATAGTAGGGAATGTAGATGTTCTGGTCCCTAAGAAGCCAGCATCTATCATTGATTCCTTTGTCTATGAAACTTGCCATGCAGTCAAAGATGCCAAGGGATGGGAACTCAGGATCATCTGGCTGCGTCATGGCAATATTCCAAAGGCCACTCAGCACCAAAACATGTTGTTGGTCATCGCCGATGAGAGGCATTTCCTTGAAACAACTTGCTATTCCAGCTCTTCTGAGAGATGGGTCTGGCTCTTTCATGatacaaaagaaacaaaatggaTTGCTGCATGTCTGCTCCAAAACCATTTTGTCAAGATCGCTGGTTTTAGGAGTGGTAAAGATGGGAGTCATCTTCCCCTTTTTCTTTAGGGAATCCATTGCTTTAGAACAAAGACTGGGTTTAGTGTTTCCAGGATTTGGGCAGGGTTAGGGTTTTCTATAGTACTATAAAGAACCAGGtgatgaagaagaaattgGCAAGTGACTAAAGGTGGCTAATTAGCAGTGTAGTGACACCTAGCGGCGCATgaaaaggattttataatctaacTTTGTAACTTTAGAAGCGTTTTCCATATTTGAAACGAAGCAAATGTGTGCCTTCTTGTTTCTCGAGAAGAAATAAGCCTTCAGCCCTTCACAGGTTTACTGGGGGGTGGTTCGGGTGAATTAATTATGTCCTGACTCCTGACACATATTGTACTttgtttcatttatttaattaggTGGATGAGAAACGATGCAACTAGTATTTGCGAGGGTCTCAAAGGAATAAGTAAACCATCTAGTATCCATTTAAATTTCCCACTAAACAGATTAAATTTCACATAGACGCAAAAGCCATTACGGGGCAGGCTGCAATAGAACTCCGCAACTGAAAATGAATGTGTTGCTGGTTTGCTTCATTTTGTAAATTGATTCATCTGGCGCTTTATTTGGTTGTTAAATGCTTATGTTAGACAGAAAGTTGACTATGAGGATAGACTTGATGTCACTGTTCCTCACTTCCTCCATATTCATCATCAAAAGCAGCCAAATCCGGATCATGTATCTTCTTTTTGCTTCACAAACCCTGAAAGTCATTATAGGTGGTCTTGATATTATCCAAATTAGCACTtagaaagaaggaaaacagCAGAAGTAGTAAGAAAATAGTACTCCATAGGTAAAACATATAAGATGTGGAAGTAGTATTTCTGCTGGACGTCCCTGAGTTGACATCTGCCAgcgattttctttttcttttcttttggtggATGATTCGTCTGGTAGCGATGTTGTCAATATGTAACTGATTATTTTGAACATTGATTACAACATTTGATCATCTTTTGCTCT from the Theobroma cacao cultivar B97-61/B2 chromosome 8, Criollo_cocoa_genome_V2, whole genome shotgun sequence genome contains:
- the LOC18592016 gene encoding uncharacterized protein LOC18592016, which produces MDSLKKKGKMTPIFTTPKTSDLDKMVLEQTCSNPFCFFCIMKEPDPSLRRAGIASCFKEMPLIGDDQQHVLVLSGLWNIAMTQPDDPEFPSLGIFDCMASFIDKGINDRCWLLRDQNIYIPYYAAHVIGSYTMNKVEFAEKAVLAGVIPPLMELLRGKISWVEQRVAVRALGHLASYERTFEAVAAYEEEVVRLGMHLASTCLDEVYVKFVGVKDKSKRSKYHCDLLTRGVGGLEMENRKAEEWASQLQCWSLYLLNCFACKERSLNLICKQEFLTKLSGMWGGLINHSSPAGVGLIRILCYSKYGRKSISESKDVLENLCHLSRSSDDWQYMAIDCLLLLLNDPDTRYKVIEIATMFLIDLVELKSLGDRSRLGETITKALLLDYKQSKFRIKNSQVQKGLQETWELKVERRKREKVMSEEKVEERRVLGNLIKQQANHMFWLGDVEAAVKSYTEALDACPLKLRKERMVLYSNRAQCYLMLRDPDAAIRDSTRALCLSNPANSHGKSLWRRSQAYDMKGLAKESLMDCIMFINGCINSETSKRLKIPYNAARMISKHMDATWLFANAQSKATISHLRAVQESDDDYEISSNEDQECDEMMRMMMEKKSMASGLSTIIEEPLIVKERSWKETKRARRRNKAVVARSM